In one Streptomyces sp. T12 genomic region, the following are encoded:
- a CDS encoding helix-turn-helix transcriptional regulator, which yields MGWWQINADTLAGSRFVLSPLAETFAALKLLHLGSAAHPGERAWLDAHRPAYRARLAADPVTAHLVHAGLGKDWIADFLTPTPRDREPFEEGVARVRAADPGQARTHLTVALAGPLPAVLDRDDLPARAAALLAYVWTEAVRPDWDRRRRVLEADVVARTAQVSRGGWAAVLDSLRPGRTRWLGDNRLQVNLHEYPPREISGAELVFVPVTPKGGWVSWEEPDRYAVIYPCAGALADPGARTVPASLGALLGPARAAVLVLLDSPVSTTQLVAVTGQGLGSVGRHLRVLLDAGLVERRRAGRSVLYSRTAAGEVLVKAAGPGHRPGTYRS from the coding sequence ATGGGCTGGTGGCAGATCAACGCCGACACGCTCGCCGGCAGCCGTTTCGTCCTCTCCCCGCTCGCCGAGACCTTCGCCGCGCTGAAGCTGCTGCACCTGGGGAGCGCCGCCCACCCCGGCGAGCGCGCCTGGCTGGACGCGCACCGTCCCGCCTACCGGGCCCGCCTGGCCGCCGACCCGGTCACCGCGCACCTCGTCCACGCCGGGCTCGGCAAGGACTGGATCGCCGACTTCCTCACCCCGACCCCGAGGGACCGCGAGCCCTTCGAGGAGGGCGTGGCACGGGTGCGCGCGGCCGACCCCGGCCAGGCCCGGACCCACCTCACCGTCGCCCTCGCCGGCCCCCTCCCCGCCGTACTGGACCGGGACGACCTGCCCGCACGCGCCGCCGCGCTCCTCGCATACGTCTGGACCGAGGCCGTACGTCCGGACTGGGACCGGCGTCGGCGCGTCCTGGAGGCCGATGTGGTGGCGCGGACCGCGCAGGTGAGCCGGGGCGGCTGGGCGGCCGTACTGGACTCGCTGCGGCCCGGGCGGACGCGCTGGCTCGGCGACAACCGGCTCCAGGTGAATCTGCACGAGTACCCGCCCCGCGAGATCTCCGGCGCCGAACTCGTCTTCGTACCGGTCACGCCGAAGGGCGGCTGGGTCTCCTGGGAGGAGCCCGACCGGTACGCCGTCATCTACCCGTGCGCGGGCGCCCTCGCCGACCCCGGCGCCCGGACGGTCCCCGCGAGCCTCGGCGCCCTGCTCGGGCCCGCGCGCGCCGCCGTGCTCGTACTCCTCGACTCCCCTGTGAGCACGACCCAGCTGGTCGCCGTGACCGGGCAGGGGCTGGGCTCGGTCGGGCGGCATCTGCGGGTGCTGCTGGACGCGGGGCTGGTGGAGCGGCGGCGGGCGGGGCGGTCGGTGCTGTATTCGCGTACGGCGGCCGGGGAGGTGCTCGTGAAGGCGGCGGGGCCGGGCCACAGGCCCGGCACCTACCGGAGCTAG
- a CDS encoding GPP34 family phosphoprotein has product MGRSRRTIPEELLLLALDPATGTTAQPQSLDLGLAGAQLVELALAGRIAPDGDRIAVVAPRPTGDPTLDCALELLRRRGAPVRAVHWIGGPRLGLRQTYLSHLERCGMVHAVAGQMCGVLPTTRYQATDNEISREIRARLDSAIRTGVPPDPRTAALAALAHAVGLGKHLYPGNEGRSSRSRLRDLIRHDPMGGLVAHAVMDVQNGAAAQPRRSPAPAGRQAAPGGRAAAEPARGVPVQPRRGSMARVVAH; this is encoded by the coding sequence ATGGGCAGGAGCCGCAGAACAATTCCGGAGGAGCTTTTGCTGCTGGCGTTGGACCCGGCCACGGGTACCACCGCACAGCCGCAGTCGCTCGACCTCGGTCTGGCCGGAGCACAGCTAGTGGAGCTGGCGCTGGCCGGACGGATAGCCCCAGACGGGGATCGTATCGCCGTGGTGGCACCACGGCCGACTGGAGATCCAACATTGGACTGCGCATTGGAGTTGCTGCGAAGGCGTGGCGCTCCCGTGCGTGCCGTCCACTGGATTGGCGGGCCACGCTTGGGGCTCCGCCAGACCTATCTCTCGCATCTGGAGCGGTGCGGCATGGTGCATGCCGTGGCCGGTCAGATGTGCGGGGTATTGCCGACGACTCGCTACCAGGCGACGGACAACGAGATCAGCCGGGAGATCAGGGCCCGGCTGGATTCGGCGATCCGCACCGGCGTACCGCCGGACCCGCGGACCGCGGCGCTCGCCGCTCTGGCACACGCGGTCGGCCTCGGCAAGCACCTGTATCCGGGGAACGAGGGGCGATCCTCTCGTTCTCGGCTGCGGGATCTGATCAGGCACGACCCCATGGGCGGTCTCGTCGCGCACGCCGTGATGGACGTCCAGAACGGCGCGGCGGCCCAGCCGCGTCGCAGCCCGGCCCCGGCCGGCCGTCAGGCCGCCCCCGGAGGCAGGGCCGCAGCGGAACCCGCCCGTGGCGTTCCGGTGCAACCGCGCCGCGGATCCATGGCGCGCGTCGTGGCTCACTGA
- a CDS encoding SRPBCC family protein, producing the protein MSTLEEHVDVGVPIDTAWESLHRVDDYPRFLAGVRDARTEAGGRARLDVEAGGQARQFEAEVSDRAGERVLEWRTTGAPDLAGSFSLLPIDRNRTRVQARVEYDAGTVRETFGGPKGFAQASAIERLVRSDLEQFKEYVEQGR; encoded by the coding sequence ATGAGCACCCTCGAAGAACACGTCGATGTGGGCGTTCCGATCGACACGGCTTGGGAGAGCCTTCACCGGGTGGACGACTATCCGCGCTTCCTGGCGGGAGTGCGTGACGCCCGTACGGAGGCCGGAGGCCGGGCGCGTCTGGACGTGGAGGCCGGGGGGCAGGCCCGGCAGTTCGAGGCCGAGGTTTCCGATCGGGCGGGGGAACGTGTGCTGGAGTGGCGCACCACGGGCGCTCCTGACCTGGCGGGTTCCTTCTCGCTGCTGCCGATCGACCGCAACCGCACCCGCGTACAGGCACGGGTCGAGTACGACGCCGGCACGGTCAGGGAGACCTTCGGCGGGCCGAAGGGGTTCGCCCAGGCCAGCGCCATCGAGCGGCTCGTCCGTAGTGATCTCGAGCAGTTCAAGGAGTACGTGGAACAAGGGCGGTGA
- a CDS encoding glutathione peroxidase, translating to MTADTNASPLDVEIGALQGGSADLSQYAGKAVLVVNVASKCGLTPQYTGLEKLQEQYAERGFTVLGVPCNQFLGQEPGSAGEIAEFCSATYGVTFPMTEKVEVNGEGRHPLYDRLAGFADAEGHSGDIRWNFEKFLIGRDGKVVARFSPQTEPEAAEIVAALEGALA from the coding sequence ATGACTGCTGACACCAACGCATCCCCCCTCGACGTCGAGATCGGCGCCCTCCAGGGCGGCTCCGCGGACCTCTCCCAGTACGCCGGCAAGGCCGTGCTCGTCGTGAACGTGGCCTCCAAGTGCGGCCTGACCCCGCAGTACACGGGCCTGGAGAAGCTCCAGGAGCAGTACGCGGAGCGTGGCTTCACCGTGCTCGGCGTGCCCTGCAACCAGTTCCTCGGCCAGGAGCCCGGCAGCGCCGGGGAGATCGCCGAGTTCTGCTCGGCGACGTACGGCGTGACCTTCCCGATGACCGAGAAGGTCGAGGTGAACGGCGAGGGCCGGCACCCGCTCTACGACCGCCTGGCCGGCTTCGCGGACGCCGAGGGGCACAGCGGGGACATCCGCTGGAACTTCGAGAAGTTCCTGATCGGCCGGGACGGCAAGGTCGTCGCCCGCTTCTCGCCGCAGACCGAGCCGGAGGCCGCGGAGATCGTGGCGGCGCTGGAGGGCGCGCTCGCCTAG
- a CDS encoding helix-turn-helix transcriptional regulator has protein sequence MASNVNPTVRRRRLGQELRRLRELKGMTAEEVAERLLVSQSKISRLENGRRSISQRDVRDLCGVYEVEDHRIVDSLMQMAKDSRQQGWWHSFGDIPYSVYIGLETDAASLRVYDPQVVPGLLQTKQYAEALIAGALPETPPAEVEKRVQVRMRRQERISTEENPLRLWTVLDEAALRRVVGNRSLMRDQLEQLVEQSQLPHVTVQVIPFDMGAHPGLNGQYAILEFPDAADSSVVYIEGVTSDLYLEKANDVQKYSVMYEHLRAQALNVDQSRQFIADIAKDYAR, from the coding sequence GTGGCGTCCAATGTCAATCCCACCGTCAGGCGACGCCGGCTGGGCCAGGAGTTGCGCCGGCTCCGAGAGCTCAAGGGCATGACGGCCGAAGAAGTGGCCGAGCGGCTGTTGGTGTCGCAGTCGAAGATCAGCCGGCTGGAGAACGGGCGGCGCAGCATCAGCCAGCGCGACGTCCGCGATCTGTGCGGGGTCTACGAGGTGGAGGACCACCGCATCGTCGATTCGCTGATGCAGATGGCCAAGGATTCGCGGCAGCAAGGGTGGTGGCATTCGTTCGGCGACATTCCGTACAGCGTCTACATCGGGCTGGAGACGGATGCCGCGAGTCTGCGCGTGTACGACCCGCAGGTCGTCCCCGGGCTGTTGCAGACCAAGCAGTACGCGGAGGCCCTGATCGCCGGGGCGCTGCCGGAGACACCGCCCGCCGAGGTCGAGAAACGGGTCCAGGTGCGTATGCGCCGACAGGAACGAATCTCCACCGAGGAGAACCCGCTGCGCCTGTGGACGGTCCTGGACGAGGCCGCCCTGCGCCGGGTCGTCGGCAACCGCTCCCTCATGCGGGACCAGTTGGAACAACTCGTCGAGCAGTCCCAACTGCCGCACGTCACCGTGCAGGTGATCCCCTTCGACATGGGAGCGCACCCGGGCCTCAACGGTCAGTACGCGATCCTCGAGTTCCCGGACGCGGCCGACTCCAGCGTCGTCTACATCGAGGGCGTCACCAGCGACCTCTATCTGGAGAAGGCGAACGACGTCCAGAAGTACAGCGTGATGTACGAACACCTGCGGGCGCAGGCCCTGAACGTGGACCAGTCCCGCCAGTTCATCGCGGACATCGCGAAGGACTACGCGCGCTGA
- a CDS encoding MerR family transcriptional regulator, which produces MTEDEAVDDELLTIGAFAARARLSAKALRLYDRLGLLPPAHVDEVSGYRYYRVGQVERARLVALLRQLDMPLARVAEVVEAPDGAAAADRLTAYWADVEARVAGQRTLAEYLRGRLSGRSSEMYGKFVVETVDVPEQVVISEARHILAGELPTWIGASLGRLEEGARECGGSTAAPFVVYHSEVSMESDGPAESCVPVADEAAARAWVEKQGRARETKVRVEPAQRLAYARITKAQVAHPQILAAFEAVEEWIAREGLEQAGPCREVYFADWDAAGAQDPVCDVAFPVR; this is translated from the coding sequence GTGACGGAGGATGAGGCCGTGGACGACGAACTGCTCACCATCGGCGCGTTCGCCGCGCGGGCCAGGCTGTCGGCCAAGGCACTGCGCCTGTACGACCGCCTCGGACTGCTGCCACCCGCGCACGTCGACGAGGTCAGCGGCTACCGCTACTACCGCGTCGGCCAGGTCGAGCGCGCCCGTCTGGTGGCGCTCCTGCGCCAGCTCGACATGCCGCTCGCGCGGGTCGCGGAGGTCGTCGAGGCACCGGACGGGGCCGCGGCGGCAGACCGGCTCACCGCCTACTGGGCGGACGTCGAGGCGCGGGTGGCCGGGCAGCGGACGCTCGCCGAGTACCTCCGTGGACGACTGTCGGGGAGGAGCTCCGAGATGTACGGGAAGTTCGTGGTCGAGACGGTGGACGTGCCCGAACAGGTGGTGATCAGCGAGGCCCGGCACATCCTGGCGGGTGAGCTGCCGACCTGGATCGGCGCGTCGCTGGGCCGGCTGGAGGAGGGCGCGCGGGAGTGCGGCGGAAGCACGGCGGCGCCGTTCGTCGTCTACCACTCCGAGGTGTCCATGGAGAGCGACGGGCCGGCCGAGTCGTGCGTGCCGGTGGCCGACGAGGCGGCGGCGCGGGCGTGGGTCGAGAAGCAGGGCCGGGCGCGGGAGACGAAGGTACGGGTGGAGCCGGCCCAGCGGCTGGCCTACGCCCGGATCACCAAGGCGCAGGTGGCCCATCCGCAGATCCTGGCGGCCTTCGAGGCGGTGGAGGAGTGGATCGCCCGGGAGGGCCTCGAACAGGCGGGCCCGTGCCGGGAGGTGTACTTCGCGGACTGGGACGCGGCGGGGGCTCAGGACCCGGTGTGTGATGTGGCGTTCCCGGTGAGGTGA
- a CDS encoding MFS transporter gives MRSYRQLFRTPEFTPLFLASSANVLAQTISGLALGTLVFRATQSPLLSAVSMFGPSLAQMLGATFLLSGADRLRPRSALTGISLVFAAATAVLALPAFPLWAVFAVILGQGLVASLGGGVRWGLVNEILSKDGFMLGRSVFNMMAGIAQIVGYATGGLLVAVLSPRLSLLLSAALYVVAAAVLRLGLTPRPPRAQGRPSVAATWRSNALLWSSRPRRHVYLALWIPNGLVVGCESLYVSYAPDAAGTLFACAALGMFVGDVTVGRLVPPRLRPHLGIPLLVLLALPYLFFALRPTLPWAAVAVAVASIGFGASLVQQERLMALTPDELSGHALGLHGSGMLTMQGVSAALAGSVAQLTSPATAMTVMAVASLAVTLALTVASLRHAEEGGLVVLDQ, from the coding sequence ATGCGCAGCTATCGACAGCTCTTCCGCACCCCGGAGTTCACGCCTCTCTTCCTCGCCTCCTCCGCCAACGTCCTGGCCCAGACGATCAGCGGCCTGGCCCTCGGCACGCTGGTGTTCCGGGCGACGCAATCGCCGCTGCTGTCGGCGGTGAGCATGTTCGGTCCGTCGCTGGCGCAGATGCTCGGGGCGACCTTCCTGCTGTCCGGTGCCGACCGGCTGCGCCCGCGGTCCGCGCTGACCGGCATCTCGCTCGTCTTCGCCGCCGCCACGGCCGTCCTCGCGCTGCCCGCATTTCCCCTCTGGGCGGTCTTCGCCGTGATTCTCGGCCAGGGCCTGGTCGCGTCGCTGGGCGGGGGAGTCCGCTGGGGGCTGGTGAACGAGATCCTCTCCAAGGACGGCTTCATGCTGGGGCGTTCGGTCTTCAACATGATGGCCGGGATCGCCCAGATCGTCGGATACGCGACGGGCGGTCTGCTGGTGGCGGTGCTGTCGCCACGCCTGTCGCTGCTGTTGTCGGCGGCGCTGTACGTCGTGGCGGCCGCCGTCCTCCGGCTCGGCCTGACCCCGCGCCCGCCCCGCGCCCAGGGCCGCCCGTCGGTCGCGGCGACCTGGCGCAGCAACGCCCTGCTGTGGTCCTCCCGCCCCCGCCGCCACGTCTACCTCGCCCTGTGGATCCCCAACGGCCTCGTCGTCGGCTGTGAGTCCCTCTACGTCTCCTACGCCCCCGACGCCGCGGGCACGTTGTTCGCCTGCGCGGCGCTGGGGATGTTCGTCGGCGACGTGACGGTGGGCCGCCTGGTGCCGCCCCGGCTGCGCCCGCACCTCGGCATCCCCCTGCTGGTGCTCCTGGCCCTGCCGTACCTGTTCTTCGCACTGCGCCCGACGTTGCCCTGGGCGGCCGTCGCCGTTGCCGTGGCCTCGATCGGCTTCGGCGCGAGTCTCGTCCAGCAGGAGCGCCTGATGGCCCTGACCCCGGACGAACTCAGCGGCCACGCCCTGGGGTTGCACGGCTCCGGGATGCTCACGATGCAGGGAGTGAGCGCGGCGCTGGCGGGGTCCGTGGCCCAACTGACGTCTCCGGCGACGGCGATGACGGTGATGGCCGTGGCGTCCCTCGCGGTGACCCTGGCGCTGACGGTGGCGAGCCTGCGCCACGCGGAGGAGGGCGGGCTGGTGGTCTTGGACCAGTGA
- a CDS encoding D-alanyl-D-alanine carboxypeptidase yields MAGESPDRSKQRESSGEPTSGSTGPVPESGPEAEGTRAADTGEKRDPRLAVARESAAPRESTATPRGGVDTATRVLSRRELEAVRAKLEEAGGAEDGDANAGAEDGDANTRAEDGDANAGAEDGEDANAGAEGSEGASTAAAGKTEGAGTAAAGNTASASATAGKTEGAGESDAGSKAGSPETEADDAEGPSTETGSAEGSRAGGAVDGDTDAGSAEAAAGSADAEVDDADGAQAETDDAEGKGAGDGASSGAPGDGDEAAAPGEDRLRVAVAAWVASADTADEGAKDADARDEADGAGDVTDAEDGAAEGAGKAEDADSAQSVADADVETAAAAASEADADGSAEPAEASGADETPTAAQDGSTGPAEAPAADADASSKAADGAPAAADGEDAPQGPPAPGDESRTGGASGNDKADGEAEAGQGGAPAAKPVDQPTAVFKAVRPTKPPVDQPTTTLKAPKQPESPSERTSKFVALKADIRQDTPKAPGTPGTPATPASPKATAPAPPDATAAIPQVGPERTTQQPLPPKPPLDLLAELTNTPRPPDTPVRTVIRRIKIWTPLVLLLVVILGVVQSVRPLPAPTLDLTAEDTYTFDGGKVDIPWPAEGQAALDVDGLGTFGSSGDQKPVPIASVAKVMTAYLILREHPLKSGAEGPDIEIDQAAEDQSDAGQESTVDVFAGDKISQREALESVLIASANNIARRLARWDAGSEKAFVAKMNATAKDLGMTNTTYTDPSGLNNTTVSTAVDQVKLAKAAMKEPAFREVAAMMSYDDYRGKNHGNWNQLVGKNNVVGIKTGTTTSALGNLVFAAKKEVGGETRTIVGAVVRQPDAGGGILAAALDSGDQLIRAAQDALKSATLLKKGDVVGYVDDGLGGRTPVVATKDVTAVGWSGLKVELTFASDAVPHTAKAGTKVGTLTVGDGTSGAVKIPVALQTDLTEPGFTDKLTRLG; encoded by the coding sequence GTGGCGGGCGAGTCCCCCGACAGGTCGAAGCAGCGCGAGTCGTCGGGAGAACCGACGTCGGGGAGCACGGGTCCGGTTCCCGAGTCCGGCCCCGAAGCCGAGGGCACGCGCGCAGCCGACACCGGTGAGAAGCGCGACCCTCGACTGGCGGTGGCACGCGAGAGTGCCGCGCCACGGGAGTCCACTGCCACGCCGCGCGGCGGCGTGGACACGGCGACCAGGGTCCTGTCACGGCGGGAACTGGAGGCCGTGAGGGCGAAGCTGGAGGAGGCCGGGGGGGCCGAGGACGGCGACGCGAACGCCGGGGCCGAGGACGGCGACGCGAACACCCGGGCCGAGGACGGCGACGCGAACGCCGGGGCCGAGGACGGCGAGGACGCGAACGCGGGGGCTGAGGGCTCCGAGGGCGCGAGCACGGCCGCCGCCGGGAAGACCGAGGGTGCGGGCACGGCCGCCGCCGGGAACACCGCGAGTGCGAGCGCGACCGCCGGGAAGACCGAGGGTGCGGGCGAGAGCGACGCGGGCAGCAAGGCCGGCAGCCCTGAGACTGAGGCTGACGACGCCGAGGGCCCGAGCACCGAGACCGGTAGCGCCGAGGGCTCGCGGGCCGGGGGTGCGGTCGACGGAGACACGGACGCTGGCAGCGCGGAGGCCGCGGCCGGGAGCGCCGACGCTGAAGTCGACGATGCCGACGGCGCGCAGGCCGAGACCGACGACGCCGAGGGCAAGGGTGCCGGGGACGGGGCCTCGTCCGGGGCGCCGGGTGACGGTGACGAGGCTGCTGCGCCGGGTGAAGATCGGCTGAGGGTTGCTGTGGCGGCTTGGGTGGCTTCCGCGGACACCGCCGACGAGGGCGCGAAGGATGCCGACGCGCGCGACGAGGCCGACGGGGCCGGGGACGTGACCGACGCCGAGGACGGCGCGGCTGAGGGCGCCGGGAAGGCCGAGGACGCCGACTCCGCCCAGTCCGTCGCCGACGCCGATGTCGAGACGGCTGCTGCGGCGGCTTCCGAGGCCGACGCCGACGGATCCGCCGAGCCTGCCGAGGCTTCCGGCGCCGACGAGACCCCCACGGCCGCCCAGGACGGCTCGACCGGGCCCGCCGAGGCTCCTGCCGCAGACGCAGACGCGTCCAGCAAGGCTGCCGACGGCGCACCCGCAGCCGCCGACGGCGAGGACGCCCCGCAGGGGCCACCCGCACCCGGCGACGAGAGCCGCACGGGTGGTGCGAGTGGGAACGACAAGGCCGACGGCGAAGCCGAGGCCGGGCAGGGCGGCGCGCCCGCGGCCAAGCCCGTCGACCAGCCGACCGCCGTCTTCAAGGCCGTACGCCCCACCAAGCCCCCCGTCGACCAGCCCACCACCACACTCAAGGCCCCCAAGCAGCCCGAGTCCCCCTCCGAGCGCACCAGCAAGTTCGTCGCCCTGAAGGCGGACATCCGGCAGGACACCCCGAAGGCCCCGGGTACCCCGGGCACCCCGGCCACCCCTGCCTCGCCGAAGGCCACCGCTCCGGCGCCCCCCGACGCCACCGCCGCCATCCCCCAGGTCGGCCCCGAGCGCACCACGCAGCAGCCGCTGCCCCCCAAGCCCCCGCTCGACCTGCTCGCCGAGCTGACGAACACGCCGCGGCCCCCGGACACCCCCGTCCGCACGGTCATCCGGCGGATCAAGATCTGGACCCCGCTGGTCCTCCTGCTCGTGGTCATCCTCGGGGTCGTCCAGTCCGTACGCCCGCTCCCGGCCCCCACCCTCGACCTCACCGCCGAGGACACCTACACGTTCGACGGCGGCAAGGTCGACATCCCGTGGCCCGCCGAGGGCCAGGCCGCGCTCGACGTGGACGGCCTCGGCACGTTCGGCTCCTCCGGCGACCAGAAGCCCGTGCCGATCGCCAGCGTCGCCAAGGTGATGACCGCGTACCTGATCCTGCGCGAGCACCCCCTCAAGAGCGGCGCCGAGGGCCCGGACATCGAGATCGACCAGGCCGCCGAGGACCAGTCGGACGCGGGCCAGGAGTCGACCGTCGACGTGTTCGCGGGCGACAAGATCTCCCAGCGCGAGGCCCTGGAGAGCGTACTGATCGCATCCGCGAACAACATCGCCCGCCGGCTCGCCCGCTGGGACGCCGGTTCCGAGAAGGCGTTCGTGGCGAAGATGAACGCCACCGCCAAGGACCTCGGCATGACGAACACGACGTACACCGACCCCTCCGGCCTGAACAACACCACCGTGAGCACGGCCGTGGACCAGGTGAAGCTGGCCAAGGCGGCGATGAAGGAGCCCGCCTTCCGCGAGGTCGCCGCGATGATGTCGTACGACGACTACAGGGGCAAGAACCACGGCAACTGGAACCAGCTGGTCGGCAAGAACAACGTCGTCGGCATCAAGACCGGCACCACCACCTCCGCCCTCGGCAACCTCGTGTTCGCCGCGAAGAAGGAGGTCGGCGGCGAGACCCGGACCATCGTGGGCGCCGTGGTGCGCCAGCCGGACGCGGGCGGCGGCATCCTCGCTGCCGCTCTCGACTCGGGCGACCAGCTGATCCGCGCCGCGCAGGACGCCCTGAAGTCGGCGACGCTGCTGAAGAAGGGGGACGTCGTCGGATACGTCGACGACGGCCTCGGCGGCCGCACTCCGGTCGTGGCCACCAAGGACGTCACGGCGGTCGGCTGGTCCGGGCTGAAGGTCGAGCTGACCTTCGCCTCCGATGCCGTACCGCACACCGCGAAGGCCGGCACCAAGGTGGGCACGCTCACCGTGGGTGACGGCACGAGCGGCGCGGTCAAGATCCCGGTCGCCCTGCAGACGGACCTCACCGAACCGGGCTTCACGGACAAGCTGACCCGCCTCGGCTGA
- a CDS encoding SAM-dependent methyltransferase: MPDPHSRIDTSKPHSARFWNYFVGGKDHYEVDRQIGDEIKEIFPGLVDVAVSSRRFLGRAVRHLAGEAGIRQFLDVGTGLPTADNTHEVAQRVAPDARIVYVDNDPIVLAHANALLTSTPEGRTTFVDADLYAPEAVLEAAAGTLDLSRPVALMILNTLGHVADYDQARDLVRRLLAGLPSGSHLVISDSTATSEGMIAASAAYNASGAVPYHVRSIGEIAGFFDGLDLVDPGVVQVPEWRPDAHGPADIATAAVDAYCGVGRKP; the protein is encoded by the coding sequence GTGCCCGACCCCCACTCCCGGATCGACACCTCCAAGCCGCACTCGGCCCGCTTCTGGAACTACTTCGTCGGCGGCAAGGACCACTACGAGGTCGACCGGCAGATCGGGGACGAGATCAAGGAGATCTTCCCGGGCCTGGTCGATGTGGCCGTGTCGAGTCGCCGGTTCCTGGGCCGGGCCGTACGCCACCTGGCCGGCGAGGCGGGCATACGGCAGTTCCTGGACGTCGGCACCGGCCTGCCGACCGCCGACAACACGCACGAGGTGGCCCAGCGCGTGGCCCCGGACGCCCGGATCGTGTACGTGGACAACGACCCCATCGTGCTGGCACACGCAAACGCCCTGCTCACGAGCACCCCCGAGGGCAGGACGACGTTCGTGGACGCCGACCTGTACGCCCCCGAGGCCGTCCTGGAGGCCGCCGCGGGCACGCTCGACCTCTCCCGCCCGGTCGCCCTGATGATCCTCAACACCCTCGGCCACGTCGCCGACTACGACCAGGCCCGCGACCTGGTACGCCGCCTGCTGGCCGGTCTCCCCTCGGGCAGTCACCTGGTGATCAGCGACAGCACGGCCACGAGCGAGGGCATGATCGCCGCGTCGGCGGCGTACAACGCGAGCGGCGCGGTGCCATACCACGTCCGCAGCATCGGCGAGATCGCCGGCTTCTTCGACGGCCTCGACCTGGTGGATCCGGGCGTGGTCCAGGTGCCCGAGTGGCGCCCCGACGCCCACGGCCCGGCGGACATCGCGACGGCTGCGGTGGACGCGTACTGCGGGGTGGGCCGCAAACCCTGA
- a CDS encoding DUF397 domain-containing protein yields the protein MAIRQGATDTWTKSSYSTGNGACVEVKSPVTAAMAVRDSKVPEGPVLAFPANAWNTFVASVKA from the coding sequence ATGGCAATTCGTCAGGGTGCCACGGACACGTGGACCAAGTCCTCGTATTCCACCGGGAACGGCGCGTGCGTCGAGGTCAAGTCGCCGGTCACAGCGGCCATGGCGGTACGGGACTCCAAAGTTCCCGAGGGCCCGGTCCTGGCGTTCCCCGCTAACGCGTGGAACACCTTCGTGGCGTCGGTCAAGGCGTGA